The Streptomyces sp. M92 nucleotide sequence CGTGGGGAGTGTCCGTGGTGTACACCCCCCACGAGCTGCCCCGCGCCGTCGAGGCGGCCCGGCGGTACACCCACGCGCACCCGCACGGTCTCGAGCTCGACACGCGGGTCCTGCTCCAGGAGTACGTCCCCGGCGCGGAGTACTCGTGCGACACGGTCGTCGCGGACGGGGTCGCCCATCCCCTGCCGGTCGTCAGGAAGGACACCACCGAGGGCCGGTACCGGATCGAGACCGGGCACACCTGCCCGTCCGGTCTGGCCCCGCCGCTCGCCAGGAAGGTGCAGGACGTCGCGGCGCGGGCGGCACTCGCCGTCGGTGTGCGCAACGGGATCGCCCACACGGAGGTGAAGATCCCCCGGTCCACACAGACGCCCCATGTGATCGAGACCGGCGCCCGGCTGCCGGGCGACAACCTGTGCGAGGTCGTCGAGGCGGCGACGGGCGTGAGCGAAGCGGTGGCCTGTCTCCAGGCCGTGCTCGGCCGGGATCCCGACACCGTCGCCTCCCGTACCCGGGCGGCGGCGATCCGGTTCCTGCTGCCCGAGCGGGGCGGGGTGCTCCGGCGGGTGTCCGTTCCCGAGATGCCCGGCACGCACAGCGAGTTGCACCTGAGTCCCGGCGACACGGTGCCGGAGCCGGCGGACTCGAGCTGCCGCGTCGGGCACGTGGTCGCCCACGCGGAAACGGTTGACCAGGCATGCGGGCTGGCCGGCCGGGTGGCCGCCCGGTCCCGAGTGGAAGTGGGCTGAACAGATGCGCAAGATCGCGTTCTTACGGTCGGTCGGTATCCGACGCGCCGACCCCTACATCCAGCGAGCCGTGCGCGGGCTCGCCGCCGACGGAATCGAGGCCGGGCTCTTCCATACCAGCGGCCGTGCCGCCGACGGTGACTTCCCCGGATACCGGGAGCGGCTGGACCGGTCGGTGACGCCGCGGGCGCTGGCCGACGCGGTCGCCGCGTGGGGAGCGGATGCCGCGGTGTCGATCTCGCTGCCCTGCGAGAACGCGGTGCGTGACGCGGCGGCCAAGGCCTTGCTGGACGCCGAGGGCATTCCGACGATCATGACTCCGCTCGCTTCGACGATGCTGCTGGTGGACAAGTGGGAGACCAAGCGGCTGTGCGAGCAGGCCGGGTTGAGGGTGCCGGACGGCTTCCGCGTCGACTCCGATCTGCTGGCGGGGCGGGGTCTGCCGGTGCCCGGCTACCGGGACGCCCTGCGGGTGCGGGCCGGGCAGATCGGCTATCCGCTGATGTCGAAGCCCGTGTGGGACTCGACCAGCATGGGCATCCGCACCCTCCGCGGTGCCGCCGACCTCGACGCCTACCTCGCCTCCCCGCCGGAGGGGTCCGCGGTGGTGGAGGAGGTCGTCGAGGGCGACCTGTGCAGCGTGGACATCGTGGGGCGCCCCGGTTCCTACCGGGTGCTGCCGCTGTGCTGGACCGGGCGCGCCGGGGCGGAGCCCGTTTTCACCTTCGCCGATCTGCGCTGGTGCGGTCCCCGCGGGGAAGCGGACGCCGCGTTCGCCGGCGTGGCCCGCACCCTGGTCACCCTGTGCGGGGACCTCGGGGTGTGCGGGTCGGTCAACGTCGACATGGTGTACACCGGCGGCCATTTCGTCGTCCTGGAGATCAACCCGCGCATCGGCGGCGCCACCACCCTGTCGTGCGCCGCGTCGGGCACGAACACCTTCGCGTCCCTCGCCCGCATGGCCCGGGGCCTGCCCGTCACGGACGGCATGGCAGAACGCACCGGGTGGGCCGTCGAGTTCCTCGCCGAGGAGGGCATCCCACCGGCGGCGGTGGCCGAGCTGCGGCAGCGGGTGGCGGTGGTCACCGCGCACGGTCTGGTCATCGACGGTGTCTTGCGCGGGGACATCGTCGCGTTCACCCTCGCCGAGGGCGAGGAGGACCGCACGGTGAAGGCGCTGGCGGAACTGCACGGGACGACCGGCTTCCCCTCGGCCGGCGTCATCGGCAAGATCCGCTCCCTGCTGTGCCCGTGAGCACGGTGACGCAGGCCCGCGGCCGCTCCCGTACCGCGGAACGGCTCGGCGTACCCGTGCTGCGGGGACACGGCCTCTTCGTCGCCGGCAACCTGATCGACTCCGTCGGCAACGGCATGCTCCTGCCGCTGGGGCTGCTGTACTTCACCGACGTACGGGGCCTGCCGCTGGCGCAGGTGGGGATGGCCACGACGGTGGGGCAGGCGATCGCCCTGCCGGTCACGTTCCTCGCCGGGCGTCTCATGGACAGGGTGGGGCCCAAACCGGTCGTGGTGTGGGCGAACGTCGTCGCCGCGGCCGGGTTCGCCCTGTTCCTGGCCGCGACCGAGCTGTGGCACGTCGTCGGTGTGTACGTGCTGGTGCAGGCCGGGATCAACATGTACTTCACCGCGCAGCGCACCCTGATCACGCACGTCACCGAAGCCGGGGAGCGGCGGGCGTGGTTCGCGTTCACCGGTTCG carries:
- a CDS encoding ATP-grasp domain-containing protein codes for the protein MTIGGGPRGPAVLVIEPMGNAGRFLVEAAERLGLRLYAATHEDIHDGYPVWLRSALAGVCATDLTDTPKALRDMDVFCRRHSVSGVVACFELFTPLAALLARRVGLPGNDPALAHAARNKIRMGEAFAAAGVPAPRWTVVHDAAEAQRVARSGELGRPLVVKPAEQGGSWGVSVVYTPHELPRAVEAARRYTHAHPHGLELDTRVLLQEYVPGAEYSCDTVVADGVAHPLPVVRKDTTEGRYRIETGHTCPSGLAPPLARKVQDVAARAALAVGVRNGIAHTEVKIPRSTQTPHVIETGARLPGDNLCEVVEAATGVSEAVACLQAVLGRDPDTVASRTRAAAIRFLLPERGGVLRRVSVPEMPGTHSELHLSPGDTVPEPADSSCRVGHVVAHAETVDQACGLAGRVAARSRVEVG
- a CDS encoding ATP-grasp domain-containing protein, encoding MRKIAFLRSVGIRRADPYIQRAVRGLAADGIEAGLFHTSGRAADGDFPGYRERLDRSVTPRALADAVAAWGADAAVSISLPCENAVRDAAAKALLDAEGIPTIMTPLASTMLLVDKWETKRLCEQAGLRVPDGFRVDSDLLAGRGLPVPGYRDALRVRAGQIGYPLMSKPVWDSTSMGIRTLRGAADLDAYLASPPEGSAVVEEVVEGDLCSVDIVGRPGSYRVLPLCWTGRAGAEPVFTFADLRWCGPRGEADAAFAGVARTLVTLCGDLGVCGSVNVDMVYTGGHFVVLEINPRIGGATTLSCAASGTNTFASLARMARGLPVTDGMAERTGWAVEFLAEEGIPPAAVAELRQRVAVVTAHGLVIDGVLRGDIVAFTLAEGEEDRTVKALAELHGTTGFPSAGVIGKIRSLLCP